The Gordonia sp. KTR9 genome contains a region encoding:
- a CDS encoding response regulator transcription factor yields the protein MRQRSRTNCCQGLTHREIGERLYISAKTVEHHVARIRRRLDAGSRSELLAALRAAGYR from the coding sequence GTGAGGCAGAGGTCGCGCACGAACTGCTGCCAAGGATTGACCCACCGGGAAATCGGTGAGCGACTGTACATCTCGGCGAAGACCGTCGAGCATCACGTCGCCCGGATCCGCCGCCGGCTCGACGCCGGATCCCGGTCGGAACTGCTCGCCGCCCTGCGTGCAGCCGGATATCGGTGA
- the arr gene encoding NAD(+)--rifampin ADP-ribosyltransferase, with the protein MADMADTPERFRVHESGAYFHGTKADLCVGDFLTPGHRSNYRPEHVSNYVYMTKVLDGAVLAAEMAVGDGRPRVYVVEPQDDVHDDPNVTDKKFPGNPTHSYRSAQPVRIVGEMTGWVAHSPDYLRQFRAGLEALRQRGDAVLYD; encoded by the coding sequence ATGGCAGATATGGCGGACACACCGGAACGTTTCCGGGTCCACGAGTCCGGGGCGTACTTTCACGGCACGAAGGCCGACCTCTGCGTCGGCGACTTCCTGACACCGGGCCACCGGTCGAACTACCGTCCGGAACACGTCTCGAACTACGTTTACATGACCAAGGTGCTGGACGGCGCGGTCCTCGCAGCCGAGATGGCGGTGGGCGACGGTCGCCCCCGGGTCTACGTCGTCGAACCACAGGACGACGTCCACGACGATCCGAACGTCACCGACAAAAAGTTCCCCGGCAACCCGACCCACTCGTACCGGAGTGCACAACCGGTGCGGATCGTCGGCGAGATGACCGGCTGGGTAGCCCATTCGCCGGATTACCTCCGGCAGTTCCGCGCGGGGTTGGAGGCGCTTCGGCAGCGTGGCGACGCGGTTCTCTACGACTAG
- a CDS encoding sensor histidine kinase: MASSSSAASSSRGVDVGGDDKIAGATRYLGLDEFADEPRIHDILIDHAIRGIRIQVVLRLFLSVFVLLTVSLDPPAHAETFSVVTAILYAAWCIGGAVVVVRHESAMIRYSWIALPIDLLLLTALAVAASRSNESSWTTDVLLSGFVLVPMIAAIALQPRTCAAVVVVTTAVYAVSSALARTSNGEPWSVIVLRILVVAALAVGAILLSRLQRSRVRTIGALAAERARLLDATMEIEERERRDLADNLHDGALQYVLAARQELATLRDSADPVTLDRVDGALRDAAQLLRSTLSELHPAVLEQAGLAVALTDLASSFGSRAGAPTVSVDTAGWPPGLRTSVDPLIFATARELLANVAKHASATTVEVTAEFDDGRARLVVVDDGVGLPADVDVEELMRQRQAKGHIGLASRRVRIEGAGGTMSLADHPRGGTVAIVEVPAREQ, encoded by the coding sequence GTGGCCTCCTCGAGTAGCGCGGCCTCCTCGAGTCGAGGGGTCGACGTCGGCGGTGACGACAAGATCGCCGGGGCCACTCGGTATCTCGGCCTCGACGAGTTCGCCGACGAGCCGAGGATCCACGACATCCTGATCGATCACGCGATCCGCGGTATTCGGATTCAGGTGGTCCTGCGGCTGTTCCTGTCGGTGTTCGTGTTGCTGACCGTCAGTCTCGATCCACCAGCGCACGCGGAGACGTTCAGCGTCGTGACCGCAATCCTGTACGCGGCGTGGTGTATCGGTGGAGCGGTCGTCGTGGTCCGCCACGAGTCGGCGATGATCCGTTACTCGTGGATCGCGTTGCCCATCGACCTTCTCCTGCTCACCGCACTCGCCGTCGCGGCGAGCCGGTCCAACGAATCGAGTTGGACCACCGACGTTCTCCTCAGTGGTTTCGTCCTCGTGCCGATGATCGCGGCGATCGCCCTGCAGCCCAGGACATGTGCCGCGGTGGTGGTCGTCACGACCGCGGTGTACGCCGTCTCCTCCGCGTTGGCCCGCACGTCGAACGGCGAACCGTGGTCGGTGATCGTGCTGCGCATCCTCGTCGTCGCGGCGCTGGCCGTCGGCGCGATCCTGCTGTCCCGCTTGCAGCGATCCCGGGTGAGGACGATCGGGGCGCTCGCCGCCGAACGCGCCCGACTGCTCGATGCGACGATGGAGATCGAGGAGCGCGAACGGCGCGATCTCGCCGACAATCTCCACGACGGCGCCCTGCAGTACGTGCTGGCCGCGCGTCAGGAACTCGCCACGCTCCGCGATTCTGCCGACCCCGTGACCCTCGACCGCGTCGACGGTGCGCTGCGCGACGCGGCCCAACTCCTGCGTTCGACGCTGAGCGAGTTGCACCCGGCGGTGCTCGAGCAAGCCGGGCTGGCGGTCGCCCTGACCGATCTCGCGTCGTCGTTCGGCAGCCGCGCCGGAGCACCCACGGTCTCCGTCGACACCGCCGGATGGCCACCGGGGCTTCGTACCTCGGTCGATCCGCTGATATTCGCCACCGCTCGCGAACTGCTGGCCAACGTCGCCAAACACGCCTCCGCCACAACCGTCGAGGTCACCGCCGAGTTCGACGACGGGCGAGCGCGACTCGTCGTGGTCGACGACGGTGTCGGCCTGCCCGCCGACGTCGACGTCGAGGAGCTGATGCGGCAGCGACAGGCCAAGGGCCACATCGGACTTGCCTCGCGACGAGTGCGGATCGAGGGGGCCGGCGGCACGATGTCGCTCGCCGACCACCCCCGCGGCGGCACGGTCGCCATCGTGGAGGTACCCGCCCGCGAACAGTGA
- a CDS encoding response regulator: protein MDSLVTVVVVDDHPFFRDGVSRGLTASGRVRVVGEAADGMAGLELIRQEKPDVAVVDHQMPLMTGVEVAHAVSRDALPTRVLLLSAVTDGPIVFRALQEGAAGYLSKDADRDDIVGAVTRVAKGETVVPPELAAGLAGEIRAQTQRDAPALSERERQVLTGFARGQSIPQVAAELYIGASTVKTHTQRLYEKLGVSDRAAAVAEAMRRGLLE from the coding sequence ATGGACAGCCTCGTCACCGTCGTCGTCGTCGACGACCACCCGTTCTTCCGCGACGGGGTGTCCCGGGGCCTGACAGCAAGTGGGCGGGTGCGGGTCGTCGGCGAGGCCGCCGACGGCATGGCGGGGCTCGAGCTGATCCGGCAGGAGAAACCCGACGTCGCGGTCGTCGACCATCAGATGCCGCTCATGACCGGCGTCGAGGTCGCGCATGCCGTCTCGCGCGACGCTCTGCCGACGCGGGTGTTGTTGCTCTCCGCGGTCACCGACGGGCCGATCGTCTTCCGGGCGCTCCAGGAGGGTGCGGCCGGTTATCTGTCGAAGGATGCCGATCGCGACGACATCGTCGGCGCGGTGACCCGGGTGGCCAAGGGCGAGACGGTGGTGCCACCGGAGCTCGCCGCCGGACTGGCCGGCGAGATCCGGGCGCAGACCCAGCGCGATGCGCCCGCCCTGAGTGAACGGGAACGACAGGTCCTCACCGGGTTCGCACGGGGGCAATCGATTCCACAGGTGGCCGCCGAGCTCTACATCGGTGCGTCGACGGTCAAGACGCACACACAGCGTCTGTACGAGAAGCTCGGGGTGTCCGACCGTGCGGCGGCGGTGGCCGAAGCGATGCGCCGTGGCCTCCTCGAGTAG
- a CDS encoding GGDEF domain-containing protein: MYRPDLHLGALRGPLPRSPLHVLRTYLAVTSLLYAIGVALTLFPVDDSATLSDPTGGFVAVALGVAALGWLSVRPQRPLLAVIAACAATPAVMAFHELISAEFLCLVAAMFLAMYLRATFPRRQAWALIALLTVACVVALAVAPAPKYLSTYIVVAVAIPAAAESFGLLTRTLLTAVCTDPVTGVFNRAGWELATAGLLDGRRPAAAVTVISLSIDHDATATDTLGREAADQQLVHLAQTCVDLLPTETAMARLSDSDFAICLVHDDDGPPGQAADLIAELRRRLPASSLGAATAPAPAANITALHAQASSRLASVRRNRARRSDQPDPQ; the protein is encoded by the coding sequence ATGTACCGACCGGACTTGCACCTGGGAGCGCTGCGGGGCCCGCTCCCGCGATCGCCGCTGCACGTGCTGCGAACCTATCTCGCGGTGACATCGCTGCTGTACGCGATCGGGGTGGCCCTCACGCTGTTCCCGGTCGACGACTCGGCGACGCTGTCCGACCCGACCGGGGGATTCGTCGCAGTCGCCCTGGGCGTCGCGGCGCTCGGCTGGCTGTCCGTGCGTCCGCAGCGCCCGCTCCTGGCCGTGATCGCAGCCTGTGCGGCGACCCCTGCGGTGATGGCGTTCCACGAGCTGATCAGTGCCGAGTTCCTGTGCTTGGTCGCGGCGATGTTCCTGGCGATGTACCTGCGCGCCACCTTTCCGCGGCGGCAGGCGTGGGCGCTGATCGCTCTGCTGACCGTCGCGTGCGTCGTCGCATTGGCAGTGGCACCTGCGCCCAAGTACCTCAGCACGTACATCGTCGTGGCCGTCGCCATCCCGGCGGCCGCCGAGTCGTTCGGGCTGCTGACGCGGACGCTGCTCACCGCCGTCTGCACGGATCCGGTGACCGGGGTGTTCAACCGCGCCGGCTGGGAACTCGCCACCGCCGGACTTCTCGACGGGCGACGGCCGGCTGCGGCGGTCACGGTCATCTCCCTATCGATCGACCACGACGCGACGGCCACCGACACGCTCGGTCGTGAGGCGGCGGATCAACAGCTCGTGCACCTGGCCCAGACCTGCGTCGATCTGCTTCCCACCGAGACCGCCATGGCACGCCTGAGTGATTCCGACTTCGCGATCTGCCTCGTCCACGATGACGACGGCCCGCCCGGACAGGCCGCGGACCTGATCGCCGAGCTACGCCGCCGACTACCGGCCTCGTCGCTGGGCGCCGCGACGGCGCCCGCGCCGGCGGCGAACATCACCGCCCTCCATGCGCAGGCGTCGTCGCGGCTGGCGTCGGTCCGACGCAACAGGGCCCGACGGTCCGATCAGCCGGACCCGCAATGA
- a CDS encoding DUF2254 family protein encodes MAGWFDERIVETGRLPLFFLLLAFVLTFLFIRFSVRMIRAEVSWWPGNVTPGGVHVHHAFFGMMAMLLSGFGFVAVDPLRTPVIDCVLAAAFGIGAALVLDEFALILHLRDVYWAEEGRTSIDAVFVAIAIGLLFLLGLQPFGAFEVVGDIRKEDGLVARLVAAGVVVLNVLLAVVTLLKGKVWTGLVGMFVPVLLWFGAARLARPRSPWARWRYKNRPRKIARSIGREQRYREPLMRWKIVVQEAVAGRFGVPDTVAPVPDPTPAPTAVGVVTEAVPSALATAIRWRRTRRALRTVPIWRLPVVLVTFAIVAAWTTVGFDELLELEVDPGTLATLLSVIAGSMATLTGLVFTAVTLAMQFGASSISVRVIPMLQQEPVMRWSTGFFLATFVYSVIIAIDLSVGGPDEPTPGLSTAIAFMLTTISAYLFIALVGKVGTILNTARLLQWIADDGRSAIVRQLPPPTAHDETTAPTAFDDQVVVGTALDRGDGGTDPGAEIEAERTQIRLGEVTARGRVLLAVNGDRLRRYAASWDVRINLLVAVGDHVPHDLPVVEIVGDPARVETRRVLACLLFGDTHQPSVSPAAALQAISDIALKAMSAGSNDPSVVVQALDHTEDLLLLLAPRLCGEPTAPGASVRGIRRSWADYVAIGTDEIRRHSTGQVQVQRRLRALFESLLDGCGPAQRVPVTERLAVLDAQVARDWSDDLDRRLAAAADRQGYGSEFGR; translated from the coding sequence ATGGCCGGATGGTTCGATGAGCGGATCGTCGAGACCGGTCGTCTACCGTTGTTCTTCCTTCTGCTCGCCTTCGTCCTGACCTTCCTGTTCATCCGGTTCAGCGTGCGGATGATCCGCGCGGAGGTCAGCTGGTGGCCCGGGAACGTGACACCCGGCGGGGTGCACGTCCATCACGCCTTCTTCGGCATGATGGCGATGCTCCTGTCCGGCTTCGGTTTCGTCGCGGTCGACCCATTGCGCACGCCGGTCATCGACTGTGTGCTGGCGGCCGCGTTCGGCATCGGCGCGGCCCTGGTGCTCGACGAGTTCGCGCTCATCCTCCACCTCCGCGACGTCTACTGGGCGGAGGAGGGCCGGACGTCGATCGACGCGGTGTTCGTCGCGATCGCCATCGGCCTGCTCTTCCTGCTGGGCTTGCAGCCGTTCGGGGCGTTCGAGGTCGTCGGGGACATCCGGAAAGAAGACGGACTGGTGGCGCGACTTGTGGCGGCGGGTGTCGTCGTGCTCAACGTGCTCCTGGCAGTCGTCACCCTCCTCAAGGGCAAGGTGTGGACGGGCCTCGTGGGCATGTTCGTCCCGGTCCTGTTGTGGTTCGGTGCCGCCCGGCTGGCACGCCCGCGATCACCGTGGGCCCGGTGGCGGTACAAGAACCGTCCCCGCAAGATCGCTCGGTCGATCGGGCGAGAGCAGCGGTATCGAGAACCGCTGATGCGCTGGAAGATCGTCGTGCAGGAGGCGGTGGCAGGCCGATTCGGAGTGCCCGACACCGTCGCGCCCGTCCCCGACCCGACGCCGGCCCCGACCGCGGTCGGCGTGGTGACGGAAGCGGTACCGAGCGCGCTGGCGACCGCGATCCGGTGGCGGCGTACGCGCCGGGCGTTGCGCACCGTCCCGATCTGGCGGCTGCCGGTCGTGCTCGTGACGTTCGCGATCGTCGCGGCGTGGACGACGGTGGGTTTCGACGAACTGCTCGAACTCGAGGTCGACCCCGGAACACTGGCCACGCTGCTCAGCGTGATCGCCGGTTCGATGGCGACGCTGACCGGCCTCGTGTTCACCGCTGTCACCCTCGCGATGCAGTTCGGGGCGTCGTCGATCTCGGTGCGGGTGATCCCGATGCTGCAGCAGGAACCCGTCATGCGGTGGTCCACCGGCTTCTTCCTCGCGACCTTCGTCTATAGCGTGATCATCGCGATCGACCTGTCGGTGGGTGGCCCGGACGAGCCGACTCCGGGTCTGTCCACGGCGATCGCGTTCATGCTCACGACGATCAGCGCGTACCTCTTCATCGCGCTCGTCGGCAAGGTCGGGACGATCCTGAACACCGCGCGCCTGCTGCAGTGGATCGCCGACGACGGCCGGTCGGCGATCGTCCGGCAGCTACCGCCGCCGACAGCGCACGACGAGACCACGGCCCCAACCGCTTTCGACGACCAGGTCGTCGTCGGGACAGCGCTCGACCGGGGCGATGGGGGAACCGATCCGGGCGCGGAGATCGAAGCGGAGCGCACGCAGATCAGGCTGGGGGAGGTGACCGCGCGCGGTCGGGTGCTCCTGGCGGTCAACGGCGACCGCCTGCGGCGATATGCGGCTTCGTGGGACGTGCGGATCAACCTGCTGGTCGCCGTCGGCGACCATGTCCCGCACGATCTCCCGGTCGTCGAGATCGTCGGCGACCCGGCACGGGTGGAGACGCGTCGGGTGCTGGCCTGCCTGTTGTTCGGTGACACCCACCAGCCGTCGGTGAGTCCCGCCGCGGCGCTGCAGGCGATCTCGGACATCGCGCTCAAGGCGATGTCCGCGGGCAGCAACGACCCGAGCGTAGTGGTGCAGGCACTCGACCACACCGAGGATCTACTGCTGCTGTTGGCACCGCGGCTGTGTGGCGAACCGACTGCACCGGGCGCCTCGGTGCGCGGCATCCGCCGCAGTTGGGCGGACTACGTCGCGATCGGGACCGATGAGATCCGCCGGCACAGCACCGGCCAGGTGCAAGTGCAACGCCGGTTGCGCGCGCTGTTCGAGTCCCTCCTCGACGGATGCGGCCCGGCGCAGCGCGTCCCGGTGACCGAGCGGCTGGCCGTGCTCGACGCGCAGGTCGCGCGCGACTGGTCCGACGACCTCGACCGGCGACTCGCCGCGGCGGCGGACCGGCAGGGCTACGGTTCCGAATTCGGCCGGTGA
- a CDS encoding helix-turn-helix transcriptional regulator, translated as MLASQPADRRAVVDEMREFIAAAQREPGAVRRKVCVITAGPGAGKTHTLRELVSAADGFVRTVRADELSWRQPFGLAGQLLDVDLPTPVPDGFEDELYARVDALCAGEPLVLVVDDAHHADAATLELLYRLVTGTRVLPLVVLVGRRPLPERDLLNRLVARTEVGEWALPPLGLDEVRRISTEIIGAAPDDELLGLLASGGNPMHVISVLRALQQSGGLRIVEGRATVDARTRDGIPKGLEDAIAEHAALLDGRARELTQKLAVWGGPATLAQLAAVDAVPPASLVGPAQSAIDAGIVAADDSGALRFTHDLYADVTYEHLDPALRSVLHDAIASHPSTRHNPQSVAHHRIASGSDESAMFAAVRRAESELGGTPAVAAELLETLATRTARPSAGVNTALAVALARTGRLDRACRVAEEGMALATEIAEIAELLRILLFALTAKGDTDRVRALIDETLQLPVDDEVADTLTDLRHYVGLLDGRAPAPRTPFFDIDREATTRSVPGLIAEALRRFLRGEVDDALGLALHASRRDAVESATGPLSTSSADIWPSLIEQYAHGPAAAADLLAGAARLRSSRGADWMTAYHEFTRGGIALGLGDLDDSAASFDAGLDRADSADMGWKSMAVGGRAMVDVLRGDLAIASNRLDEWDGTGLPDQFGFPVPIHARALLHEANRKLRVAATTVTRAWDHGRRFNLYSWLPTVALGTARIGVRAGDNTLLGSVLDGLDEFPVPPAWPMSGPVAVTRAMCSVALRDEDPLTIVAAADEHAEILQTVGDRQSEACVWEEAACAAAMAGDRDRARDLARRAMRLTRGMGASTSSARVASRLRPLGIRLDPAARDRPTHGWESLTRTETTVAELVATGMSGGEIADRLFISTRTVQTHVSHALAKLGLRTRVELAAFVVGRQQN; from the coding sequence GTGCTCGCGTCCCAGCCCGCCGATCGTCGCGCGGTGGTCGACGAGATGCGCGAGTTCATCGCCGCCGCTCAGCGGGAACCGGGGGCCGTCCGGCGAAAGGTCTGCGTGATCACGGCGGGCCCGGGCGCAGGCAAGACCCACACCCTGCGGGAATTGGTATCCGCCGCCGATGGATTCGTCCGCACGGTCCGGGCGGACGAGCTGTCGTGGCGCCAGCCGTTCGGGCTCGCGGGACAGTTGCTCGACGTCGATCTGCCGACCCCCGTACCCGACGGATTCGAGGACGAACTCTACGCGCGAGTGGACGCGCTGTGTGCCGGTGAGCCGCTCGTGCTCGTCGTCGACGATGCTCACCACGCCGACGCCGCGACCCTGGAATTGTTGTACCGACTCGTCACCGGCACACGTGTGCTGCCGCTGGTGGTCCTCGTCGGCCGCAGGCCGCTTCCGGAGCGGGACCTGCTGAACCGGCTGGTGGCGCGCACCGAGGTCGGCGAATGGGCCTTGCCGCCGCTGGGACTCGACGAGGTTCGCCGGATCTCGACCGAGATCATCGGTGCCGCACCGGATGACGAACTCCTCGGGCTGCTCGCATCGGGAGGTAATCCGATGCACGTGATCTCGGTCCTGCGCGCCCTGCAGCAGTCGGGCGGGCTGCGGATCGTCGAAGGCCGCGCAACCGTCGACGCCCGCACTCGGGATGGGATACCGAAGGGGCTCGAGGACGCGATCGCCGAACATGCCGCGCTCCTCGACGGACGGGCCCGCGAACTGACGCAGAAACTGGCGGTGTGGGGCGGTCCGGCGACACTCGCCCAGCTGGCCGCGGTCGATGCGGTACCACCCGCATCCCTGGTCGGGCCGGCGCAATCGGCGATCGACGCCGGCATCGTCGCCGCCGACGACAGCGGAGCGTTGCGGTTCACCCACGATCTGTACGCCGACGTCACCTACGAGCACCTCGATCCGGCGCTGCGCTCGGTGTTGCACGACGCGATCGCCAGCCATCCCAGCACTCGGCACAACCCGCAGTCGGTCGCGCACCATCGAATTGCCTCGGGCAGTGACGAATCCGCCATGTTCGCCGCGGTACGACGTGCCGAGAGCGAGCTCGGCGGCACGCCTGCGGTGGCGGCCGAACTGCTGGAGACGCTGGCGACTCGGACTGCGCGTCCGTCGGCAGGCGTCAACACCGCCCTCGCGGTCGCCCTCGCCCGTACCGGTCGGCTGGACCGCGCCTGTCGGGTGGCGGAGGAGGGCATGGCGCTGGCGACCGAGATCGCCGAGATCGCCGAACTGCTCCGAATCCTGTTGTTCGCGTTGACCGCGAAGGGCGACACCGACCGGGTCCGGGCACTCATCGACGAGACGCTGCAGCTCCCCGTCGACGACGAGGTCGCGGACACCCTCACCGATCTGCGTCACTACGTCGGGCTCCTCGACGGACGCGCACCGGCCCCGCGCACCCCGTTCTTCGACATCGACCGAGAAGCGACCACCCGCTCGGTGCCCGGCCTGATCGCCGAGGCGCTCCGGCGGTTCCTGCGCGGCGAGGTCGACGATGCACTCGGGTTGGCGCTGCACGCCTCGCGACGCGACGCCGTGGAATCTGCCACCGGCCCGTTGTCCACGTCATCGGCCGACATCTGGCCGTCGCTGATCGAGCAGTACGCGCATGGCCCCGCAGCCGCGGCGGACCTGCTGGCGGGCGCCGCCCGGTTGCGTTCGAGCCGAGGCGCCGACTGGATGACCGCGTACCACGAGTTCACCCGGGGTGGGATCGCACTCGGGCTCGGCGACCTCGACGACTCCGCGGCCTCGTTCGACGCCGGCCTGGACCGTGCGGACTCCGCGGACATGGGATGGAAGTCGATGGCGGTCGGCGGCCGGGCGATGGTCGACGTTCTCCGCGGCGACCTCGCGATCGCGTCGAACCGACTCGACGAGTGGGACGGGACCGGCCTGCCCGATCAGTTCGGGTTCCCGGTGCCCATCCACGCCCGCGCACTGCTCCATGAAGCGAACCGGAAGCTGCGGGTGGCCGCGACGACGGTCACCCGGGCCTGGGATCACGGCCGTCGCTTCAACCTCTACTCCTGGCTGCCCACCGTCGCGCTCGGGACCGCGCGGATCGGCGTCCGCGCGGGCGACAACACCTTGCTCGGCAGCGTCTTGGACGGGCTCGACGAGTTCCCGGTCCCGCCCGCGTGGCCCATGTCCGGCCCCGTCGCGGTGACCCGTGCAATGTGTTCGGTGGCGCTGCGCGACGAGGATCCGCTCACGATCGTGGCCGCCGCCGACGAACACGCCGAGATCCTGCAGACCGTCGGAGACCGGCAGTCCGAGGCGTGCGTGTGGGAGGAGGCGGCATGCGCGGCGGCCATGGCGGGAGACCGGGACAGAGCCCGCGATCTCGCCCGCCGCGCCATGCGACTGACCCGGGGCATGGGCGCGAGCACCAGCTCGGCGCGGGTGGCCTCGCGGTTGCGCCCGTTGGGGATACGGCTGGACCCCGCAGCACGGGACCGCCCGACACATGGATGGGAGAGTCTCACGCGGACCGAGACGACCGTCGCCGAACTGGTCGCGACCGGCATGAGCGGTGGCGAGATCGCCGACCGTCTGTTCATCTCGACCCGCACCGTGCAGACCCACGTCTCCCACGCCCTGGCCAAGCTCGGCCTGCGCACTCGCGTCGAACTCGCCGCGTTCGTCGTGGGCCGGCAGCAGAACTGA
- a CDS encoding carotenoid oxygenase family protein: MTLTTPPTPAPVDMAHHAHLTGVFAPQRKEVDVADLPVSGEIPADLRGSYLRNGPNPRFDPIGSFVYPLDGDGMVHRISIDDGRVGYTNRFVRTPMVLAEEAAGHALWSGLTDGYTPPASVVGDELAGTYRELPDINIVRHGGRLMAMAESDRPYLLEPSSLATLAKTDCDGAMRVGSTAHPKIDPATGEMVLFNYGLEAPYLTWSVVAADGTTTTGPTPVDGLDKPVMIHDMALTSRYLVLFVCPLIFDLEGVMTGGSLLSWQPDDGTRIALIPRDGGPVRWVHTDPFWVWHFANAFDGPNPEDGVIVDYVEWSYPGGFADEPRPATSALTRAIIRPDGTITRNTVSDNAFNMEFPRVDDRLLTRDHHRIASVAKGPRDSGASDSLWFHDLSAGTETFWSPGTAIGEPIYIPGTERDHWGAIGTDPADMRSYFYLLAADDPAAGPVATVELPIRVPAGLHGAWLADPA, from the coding sequence ATGACCCTCACCACGCCCCCCACCCCCGCCCCCGTCGACATGGCGCACCACGCCCACCTCACCGGCGTGTTCGCCCCGCAGCGCAAAGAGGTCGATGTCGCCGACTTGCCCGTCTCCGGAGAGATCCCCGCGGATCTGCGGGGCAGCTATCTCCGCAACGGCCCCAATCCGCGCTTCGACCCGATCGGATCCTTCGTCTACCCCCTCGACGGCGACGGCATGGTGCACCGGATCAGCATCGACGACGGTCGGGTCGGGTACACCAACCGTTTTGTCCGGACCCCGATGGTCCTCGCGGAAGAGGCTGCCGGACATGCCCTCTGGTCAGGACTCACCGACGGATACACGCCGCCGGCGAGTGTGGTGGGCGACGAGCTCGCCGGCACCTACCGCGAACTGCCCGACATCAACATCGTCCGGCACGGCGGACGCCTGATGGCGATGGCCGAATCCGACCGGCCCTATCTGCTCGAACCGTCGTCGCTGGCGACCCTGGCCAAGACCGACTGCGACGGTGCGATGCGGGTTGGTAGCACCGCCCACCCGAAGATCGACCCGGCCACCGGCGAGATGGTCTTGTTCAACTACGGGCTCGAGGCGCCGTATCTGACGTGGTCGGTGGTCGCCGCGGACGGGACGACGACCACCGGCCCCACCCCGGTCGACGGACTCGACAAGCCGGTGATGATCCACGACATGGCGCTGACGTCGCGATACCTCGTACTCTTCGTGTGCCCGTTGATCTTCGACCTCGAGGGCGTGATGACCGGTGGGTCGCTGCTGTCGTGGCAGCCCGACGACGGCACGCGCATCGCGCTCATCCCGCGCGACGGTGGCCCGGTGCGCTGGGTGCACACCGACCCGTTCTGGGTGTGGCACTTCGCCAACGCCTTCGACGGCCCGAACCCCGAGGACGGCGTCATCGTCGACTACGTCGAGTGGAGCTACCCGGGCGGTTTCGCCGACGAACCGCGGCCGGCGACCTCGGCGCTCACCCGCGCGATCATCCGCCCGGATGGGACGATCACCCGGAATACGGTCAGCGACAACGCCTTCAACATGGAATTCCCACGGGTCGACGACCGCCTGCTCACCCGGGACCACCACCGGATCGCCTCGGTGGCCAAGGGTCCGCGCGACAGTGGTGCCAGCGACAGCCTCTGGTTCCACGATCTCTCCGCCGGTACCGAGACCTTCTGGAGCCCCGGAACCGCCATCGGCGAGCCGATCTACATCCCGGGTACCGAACGCGACCACTGGGGCGCGATCGGCACCGATCCCGCCGACATGCGTTCGTACTTCTACCTTCTCGCCGCCGACGACCCCGCGGCCGGGCCGGTGGCCACCGTCGAACTGCCGATCCGCGTCCCAGCCGGGCTCCACGGCGCCTGGCTCGCGGACCCGGCCTGA